The Bremerella cremea sequence TGACCAATATCCGCATGCCGGGCTTTCCGCAGAGGAAGCTGCTGCTGCCATGCAGCTACCGGCCGGGTTCCGTGTGACGGTAAGCGCCGCAGAGCCTGACGTCACGCAGCCCATCGCCATGGCACTCGACGAAAAAGGGCGTCTGTGGGTCTGCGAAGCATTCGAATATCCACGTCGCGCGGAAGATGGGAAGGGACGCGATCGGATCTTGATCTTCTCCGACCAAGATGGAGACGGCAAGTTCGACGAACGCAAAGTCTTTTACGAAGGCTTGAATCTTGTCAGCGGTTTAGAGGTTGGCTATGGCGGCGTCTGGGTCGGCGCGGCTCCTTACTTGATGTTCATCCCCGATGCCAACGGCGACGACATCCCTGATAGCGAACCCCAAATTTTGCTCGACGGATGGGGCTATCAAGATACCCACGAAACGTTGAACGCTTTCATCTGGGGCCCCGATGGTTGGCTTTACGGTTGTCACGGTGTGTTCACCCACTCGAATGTTGGCAAGCCAGGGGCACCTGATTCGGAACGAGAGCGAATCAACGCCGGTATCTGGCGTTATCATCCGCTTCGCCACGAGTTCGAGGTCTTCTGCCACGGTACAAGCAACCCTTGGGGTGTCGACTTCAACGACTACGGCCAAGCTTTCTGTACCGCTTGTGTGATTCCGCACTTGTATCACATGATTCAAGGGGCCCGATATCAACGGCAAGCTGGCTCACACTTTAATCAGTACACCTACAACGACATCAAAACGATCGCCGACCACCTGCACTATCTCGGCTCGACACCCCATAGCGGCAATAACAAGTCGGACGAAGCTGGCGGCGGGCATGCCCATGCCGGGGCAATGATCTATCTGGGGGATGCCTGGCCTCAGAAGTATCGCAATGAACTGTTCATGAACAACATCCACGGGCAGCGGCTCAATGTCGACATCTTGCACGAAAAAGGTTCTGGCTACGTCGGCAGCCACGGACCAGATTTCCTGCTAACCGGCGACTTAGCCTCACAGATTTTGAACATCCGCTACCTGCCCGATGGCAACGCGTACATGATCGACTGGTACGACATGCAGGCGTGTCACTCTGGCAACCCTGATATTCACGATCGAAGCAATGGTCGGGTCTATAAAATCAGCTACGGCGAGCCACGCAACGTTCAAGTTGACTTGACGAAGTCGAGCGACGAGCAGCTTGCCGAGTACACGCTGCACCTCAACGATTGGTATGTTCGACACGCACGGAAAGAACTCCAAAAGCGAGCTGCTTCCGGCCAGATTTCCGCAGCGGCCATAAATAAGCTCAACGAGATCGCCCAATCGAATCCTGACGCCACGCGGCGACTGCGGGCTTATTGGGCGTTGCATGTCATCAATCAACTGAGTGCCGAAGCGACGAACCAAATGATCGCCGACACCGATCCCCATATCCGTGGCTGGGCCTTTCAGTTGGCCCTCGAACAAAACCACCAGCCGAGCGATGCGTTGTATCAAACGATGCTCGAACTGGCCAAGCACGATCCCTCTCCGATCGTTCGCCTATACCTGGCCTCTGCTGCCCAGCGGATGTCGCACGATTCACGGTGGGATTTACTGGCCGCGCTCACTTCTCATGCAGAAGACGCCACCGATCACAACTTGCCACTGATGTATTGGTACGCAGCCGAACCGTTGGCCGATGCTTCTCCTGAACGGGCACTTGCCTTTGGACTGAACGCTAGTGAAAACATCCCGCTGCTGGGCCAATATATGCTTCGGCGCATTGGCAGTGGCGATCCGAAAACTTCGCTGGCCACGCTCGTCAACGGTTTATCGAACATCGACGAACCAAACACCCAGCTTACGTTTTTGCGGGCCATGCGTACCGCGTTGGCTGGTCAGCGAAAGGTAGCCATGCCCGCTGCCTGGCCCAAGGTGGGCGCGAAGCTGATTGGGAGCGACAACGCGTTGGTCTCGGTCGAAGCAACCGCGTTAGGGGTGACCTTCGGCGATGAAGCCGCCATGGCAAAAATGCGACAGATGGCGACCAGCGACAACGTGGCCGCCGGCCCAAGGACTTCCGCGATCGCTGCCTTACTGGGTGCCAACGATCCCAAACTTCCCGCTACATTGCAATTGCTATTAGACAATGCCGAGCTACGTGACCTGGCCCTGAAAGGACTCGCTCAATACGACGATGCCAACACGCCTTCGGTCGTTTTGGCCAAGTACCAAACGTTTCCCCTTGCCAGTAAACGCCTGGCGATGGCGACACTTTGCTCGCGTGCCGAGTATGCCCGTTCCCTCTTGGCTGCGATTGAAAAGGGAGACATCCCGCCCCAAGATCTTACGGCCGACTTGGTCCGTCAACTCTCGAACTTAGGCAATAAGCAAATCGACGCCCAACTGACCAACGTGTGGGGATCGGTCCGGGAAACTCCAGAAGAGAAAGCCCAACTAATCGAGCAATATAAAAAGCTCGTTGGTCATAAGAAATTACCGAGACCCGACGCCGAACTGGGCCGTGCGATCTTCGCCAAAACCTGTCAACGTTGTCACTCGCTGTACGGCGTCGGCGGGAATGTGGGACCAGATTTGACGGGCTCGAACCGTTCCGATCTCGATTATCTTCTTTCAAACGTAGTCGATCCTAGCGCTGTGATGGCCAAAGAGTATCAACCCTCGATCATCCTCCTGGATAGCGGCCGCGTGCTAACGGGGATCGTAAGGTCAGAAGACGAAAAGACGATTACGCTGGAAACGGCCGAAGAGAAGCTTGTTCTACCGAAAGACGAAATCGAAGATCGCAAGCTGAGCGACAAGTCGATGATGCCAGATGATCAGCTTCGACCTTTCAGCGAACACGATATCCGCAGCTTAATCGCCTACCTCCAAGGGAAGTCGCAAACGCCCATGCTGGCCACCAAAGAGAATGCCGCCGAACTGTTCAACGGCAAGGATTTAACCGGCTGGACCGGCGACGACGAGTTGTGGTCGGTAGAAGATGGCGAGATTGTCGGCCGTACCGAGAAAGGCATTCAAAAGAACGCCTTCCTTATCAGTGACCTCTCGGCTGACAACTTCCGTTTGACGCTTGAAATCAAACTGGTCGACAACCAAGGGAACAGCGGTATCCAGTTCCGCAGCACACCAGAAAAAGGTGGCTCGGTCAAAGGGTATCAAGCCGATGCCGGCGCCGGCTGGTGGGGCAAGCTGTACGAAGAGCATGGCCGAGCCCTCTTGTGGGACAAGTCTGGCGAAGCGCACCTGAAGCCGGGCGAGTGGAACAAATACGAGATCGTTGCCAACGGATCCGACATAAAGACCTACCTCAACGGACAACCATGCGTCGATTTGCACGACGACAAGGGAGCCAAACGAGGAATCTTCGCCCTACAATTGCATTCCGGCGGGCCAACCGAGGTCCGATTTCGCAACTTGAAATTGGAAATCTTGGATTAAGGGGGCCCATAGCCACATTATACCGTTTTTTAAATTCGTTTGCTCCCTATCGGCAACGCACCAAAATCTAGGGTAAGATTGGAAGGGATATTCGCGGGAAACCGCGAGTAGCTCTTATTTATTGTTGACTGCCTCCCTCATTTCTCCCCCTTCCCCCATCATG is a genomic window containing:
- a CDS encoding PVC-type heme-binding CxxCH protein, producing the protein MPRLLVLVSLFVLTLSSSRFVQAADGVLPTGEHGQPLNFDFEKGTLEDWKVEGAAFAEQPIEGDTVQARRSDMRSQHQGKFWIGGYEKLEDLPTGTLTSVPFEVTHRWAAFLHNGGSHDETRVELFEVGSDKPFYTTVGNNNETMELTVVDLSKVAGKKIYIRLVDQHKGGWGHLNFDNFRFYDNAPAKAKPGRLALTPDQYPHAGLSAEEAAAAMQLPAGFRVTVSAAEPDVTQPIAMALDEKGRLWVCEAFEYPRRAEDGKGRDRILIFSDQDGDGKFDERKVFYEGLNLVSGLEVGYGGVWVGAAPYLMFIPDANGDDIPDSEPQILLDGWGYQDTHETLNAFIWGPDGWLYGCHGVFTHSNVGKPGAPDSERERINAGIWRYHPLRHEFEVFCHGTSNPWGVDFNDYGQAFCTACVIPHLYHMIQGARYQRQAGSHFNQYTYNDIKTIADHLHYLGSTPHSGNNKSDEAGGGHAHAGAMIYLGDAWPQKYRNELFMNNIHGQRLNVDILHEKGSGYVGSHGPDFLLTGDLASQILNIRYLPDGNAYMIDWYDMQACHSGNPDIHDRSNGRVYKISYGEPRNVQVDLTKSSDEQLAEYTLHLNDWYVRHARKELQKRAASGQISAAAINKLNEIAQSNPDATRRLRAYWALHVINQLSAEATNQMIADTDPHIRGWAFQLALEQNHQPSDALYQTMLELAKHDPSPIVRLYLASAAQRMSHDSRWDLLAALTSHAEDATDHNLPLMYWYAAEPLADASPERALAFGLNASENIPLLGQYMLRRIGSGDPKTSLATLVNGLSNIDEPNTQLTFLRAMRTALAGQRKVAMPAAWPKVGAKLIGSDNALVSVEATALGVTFGDEAAMAKMRQMATSDNVAAGPRTSAIAALLGANDPKLPATLQLLLDNAELRDLALKGLAQYDDANTPSVVLAKYQTFPLASKRLAMATLCSRAEYARSLLAAIEKGDIPPQDLTADLVRQLSNLGNKQIDAQLTNVWGSVRETPEEKAQLIEQYKKLVGHKKLPRPDAELGRAIFAKTCQRCHSLYGVGGNVGPDLTGSNRSDLDYLLSNVVDPSAVMAKEYQPSIILLDSGRVLTGIVRSEDEKTITLETAEEKLVLPKDEIEDRKLSDKSMMPDDQLRPFSEHDIRSLIAYLQGKSQTPMLATKENAAELFNGKDLTGWTGDDELWSVEDGEIVGRTEKGIQKNAFLISDLSADNFRLTLEIKLVDNQGNSGIQFRSTPEKGGSVKGYQADAGAGWWGKLYEEHGRALLWDKSGEAHLKPGEWNKYEIVANGSDIKTYLNGQPCVDLHDDKGAKRGIFALQLHSGGPTEVRFRNLKLEILD